A genomic window from Cupriavidus basilensis includes:
- a CDS encoding DHA2 family efflux MFS transporter permease subunit, translated as MATSLPARDGASPGPAAPAARRAAPVPLSGAKLIVGTIALSLATFMNVLDSSIANVSIPAISGDLGVAPNQGTWVITSFAVANAISVPLTGWMTTRFGAVRLFVTSILLFVISSWLCGVAPNLEVLLAARVLQGAVAGPMIPLSQSLLLSSYPPQKSTMALALWGMTTLVAPIMGPLLGGWISDNMTWPWIFYINIPVGLGAAYATWAIYRDRETPIKILPIDRIGLALLVIWVGSMQLMLDKGKELDWFHSTSIVVLTVVAIVGFLFFLIWESYEKHPIVDITLFKGRNFSAGVVAISVAYGLFFGNLVILPLWLQTIVGYTATDAGIVMAPVGIFAILLSPLIGKNLPKMDARWVATLAFVTFGVVSLMRSGFTLQVDTRTLMIPTLIQGAAMAMFFIPLTSIILSGQPPERIPSASGVSNFVRITFGAIGASISTTIWENRTALHHAQLVEQVNPYNPTYIDQLNHLMQLGMSQAQANGQIERNISQQAAMLGANDIFWISGVLFFVLIVFVWLTKPKKGGDLDASAAGAH; from the coding sequence AACGTGCTCGACTCATCGATCGCCAACGTATCGATCCCGGCCATCTCGGGCGACCTTGGCGTGGCCCCCAACCAAGGCACGTGGGTCATCACCTCGTTCGCTGTGGCCAATGCCATCTCGGTGCCGCTGACCGGATGGATGACCACGCGCTTCGGGGCGGTGCGGCTGTTCGTCACGTCGATCCTGCTGTTCGTGATCTCGTCGTGGCTGTGCGGTGTCGCGCCCAACCTCGAAGTGCTGCTGGCCGCGCGCGTGCTGCAAGGCGCAGTGGCAGGACCGATGATTCCGCTGTCGCAATCGCTACTGCTGTCGAGCTATCCGCCGCAGAAAAGCACCATGGCGCTCGCCCTATGGGGCATGACCACGCTGGTGGCGCCCATCATGGGGCCGCTGCTGGGCGGCTGGATCTCGGACAACATGACCTGGCCGTGGATCTTCTACATCAACATCCCGGTGGGCCTGGGCGCCGCCTATGCAACCTGGGCGATTTACCGCGACCGCGAGACGCCGATCAAGATCCTGCCGATCGACCGGATCGGGCTGGCGCTGCTGGTGATCTGGGTAGGCTCGATGCAGCTCATGCTCGACAAGGGCAAGGAGCTCGACTGGTTCCACTCGACCTCGATCGTCGTGTTGACAGTAGTGGCCATTGTGGGTTTCCTGTTTTTCCTGATCTGGGAGAGCTACGAGAAGCATCCGATCGTCGATATCACCTTGTTCAAGGGACGTAACTTCAGCGCGGGAGTGGTGGCCATCTCGGTGGCCTACGGCCTGTTCTTCGGCAACCTGGTGATCCTCCCGCTGTGGCTGCAAACCATCGTCGGCTATACCGCAACGGATGCCGGCATCGTGATGGCGCCGGTCGGGATCTTCGCCATCCTGCTGTCGCCGCTGATCGGCAAGAACCTGCCCAAGATGGATGCGCGCTGGGTCGCGACCCTGGCCTTCGTCACCTTTGGCGTGGTCAGCCTGATGCGCTCGGGATTCACCTTGCAGGTCGATACCCGCACGCTGATGATCCCGACGCTGATCCAGGGTGCGGCGATGGCGATGTTCTTCATCCCGCTGACGTCGATCATCCTGTCGGGCCAGCCGCCGGAGAGGATCCCGTCGGCCTCCGGGGTATCCAACTTCGTGCGGATCACGTTCGGTGCGATCGGTGCGTCGATCTCGACCACCATCTGGGAAAACCGCACGGCGCTGCATCACGCGCAACTGGTGGAACAGGTCAATCCGTACAACCCGACCTATATCGACCAGCTCAACCACCTGATGCAGCTGGGCATGAGCCAGGCCCAGGCCAACGGCCAGATCGAGCGCAACATTTCGCAGCAGGCGGCCATGCTGGGCGCCAACGATATCTTCTGGATCTCGGGCGTGCTGTTCTTCGTGCTGATCGTCTTTGTCTGGCTGACCAAGCCTAAGAAAGGGGGGGATCTGGACGCCTCCGCGGCCGGGGCGCACTAG
- the truB gene encoding tRNA pseudouridine(55) synthase TruB: MTHPNTNRPPRQPRREVHGVLLLDKPLGLSSNDALVRAKRMLRALKAGHTGTLDPLATGLLPLCFGEATKFSQDLLEADKTYEATVRLGLKTATGDAEGEVIAERPVTCDVEALRAAMLRFAGEIEQVPPMHSALKKDGRPLYEYARAGQTVERAARRVTIHEITLLDCGLPQVPTFSMRVTCSKGTYIRTLAEDIGEALGCGAHLTGLRRTAVGDLSLEGAVTLEQIEQRSDEERPGMLAPVDALLQRCVAVTLDEAAMARFLQGQRIAQRDLPAGVALAEDELASVYGGEPRRLLGVARMREGALRPERLVKL; this comes from the coding sequence ATGACTCATCCCAATACCAATCGCCCGCCCCGGCAGCCGCGCCGCGAGGTGCATGGCGTGCTGCTGCTCGACAAGCCGCTCGGCCTTTCGTCCAACGATGCGCTGGTGCGTGCCAAGCGCATGCTGCGCGCGCTAAAGGCCGGACACACCGGCACGCTCGATCCGCTTGCCACCGGCTTGCTGCCGCTGTGCTTTGGCGAGGCGACGAAGTTCTCGCAGGACCTGCTCGAGGCCGACAAGACATACGAAGCCACCGTGCGGCTGGGCCTCAAGACCGCGACCGGCGACGCCGAGGGCGAGGTGATCGCCGAGCGTCCGGTAACCTGCGATGTCGAAGCGCTGCGCGCCGCAATGCTGCGCTTCGCGGGCGAAATCGAGCAGGTGCCGCCGATGCATTCCGCACTGAAGAAGGACGGACGTCCGCTGTACGAATACGCACGTGCCGGCCAGACCGTGGAGCGCGCCGCGCGCCGCGTCACCATCCATGAAATCACGCTGCTCGATTGCGGGCTGCCGCAGGTACCCACCTTCAGCATGCGCGTGACCTGCAGCAAGGGCACTTATATCCGCACCCTGGCCGAGGACATTGGCGAGGCGCTCGGGTGCGGCGCGCACCTGACCGGCTTGCGCCGTACAGCGGTGGGTGACCTGAGCCTCGAAGGTGCGGTCACGCTGGAGCAGATCGAGCAGCGCTCCGACGAGGAGCGCCCCGGAATGCTTGCGCCGGTCGATGCGCTGTTGCAGCGCTGCGTAGCGGTAACGCTAGACGAGGCCGCGATGGCGCGCTTCCTGCAGGGCCAGCGCATCGCGCAGCGCGACCTGCCGGCGGGCGTGGCGCTGGCGGAAGATGAACTCGCCAGTGTCTATGGCGGCGAGCCGCGCCGCTTGCTTGGCGTGGCGCGCATGCGTGAAGGCGCCTTGCGGCCCGAGCGGCTGGTCAAGCTCTAA
- the rbfA gene encoding 30S ribosome-binding factor RbfA: MAKKGNISSRNLRISDQIQRDLAEMIQRELRDPRLGLVTLQSVTLTPDYAHAKVYFTVLAADAAEVEGILNEKSGYLHSLLYKRLHIHTVPTLRFFHDTSVEQAIEMSKLIKEANSTRAKED, from the coding sequence ATGGCCAAGAAAGGCAATATCTCCTCTCGTAATCTCCGGATTTCCGACCAGATCCAGCGCGACCTGGCCGAGATGATCCAGCGTGAGCTGCGCGATCCCCGCCTGGGGCTCGTCACACTGCAGTCGGTCACGCTGACCCCCGACTACGCGCACGCCAAGGTGTACTTCACCGTCCTGGCGGCTGATGCCGCGGAAGTGGAGGGCATCCTCAACGAAAAGTCCGGTTACCTGCATTCGCTGCTCTACAAGCGGTTGCATATCCATACCGTGCCGACGCTGCGCTTCTTCCACGATACCTCGGTGGAACAAGCGATCGAGATGTCCAAGCTGATCAAAGAAGCTAACTCCACACGCGCAAAAGAAGACTGA